From Crassaminicella indica, one genomic window encodes:
- the ffh gene encoding signal recognition particle protein → MVFEGLADKLQGALKKLKSKGKLTEKDVKEAMREVKLALLEADVNFKVVKDFINKVKERAIGIEVMESLTPGQQVIKIVNEELTALMGTTQSKLSFSSKPPTVYMLVGLQGAGKTTTSGKLGGNLKKMGKRPLLVAGDIYRPAAIKQLQVVGSQLDVPVFSMGDKVSPVNIAKAGVEHAKQHGNDVVIIDTAGRLHIDENLMDELEDIKKEVKPQEILLVVDAMTGQDAVNVAESFNEKLGIDGVILTKLDGDTRGGAALSVRAVTQKPIKFVGMGEKLTDLEPFYPDRMASRILGMGDVLSLIEKAQANFDAKKAKELEKKIRSQEFSFEDFLEQLQQMKSMGSMSQLLEMIPGMNSKQLRNMEIDDKELIHIEAMIQSMTKEERRNPSMINGSRRKRIAKGSGMPVSKVNSLLKQFAQTKKMMKQFADMGKSMKKGGKIRFPFFGR, encoded by the coding sequence ATGGTTTTTGAAGGATTAGCAGATAAGCTTCAAGGTGCTTTAAAAAAATTAAAAAGCAAGGGTAAGCTAACTGAAAAAGATGTAAAAGAAGCTATGAGAGAAGTAAAGCTTGCGTTGCTTGAAGCAGATGTTAACTTTAAAGTTGTAAAAGATTTTATTAATAAAGTAAAAGAAAGAGCTATTGGCATAGAAGTTATGGAAAGCTTAACTCCGGGTCAGCAGGTAATTAAAATTGTTAATGAAGAGCTGACAGCTTTGATGGGAACAACACAAAGCAAGTTGTCTTTTTCATCTAAACCTCCCACGGTGTATATGTTAGTAGGATTACAGGGAGCTGGTAAGACTACAACAAGTGGTAAATTAGGTGGAAACTTAAAAAAAATGGGTAAAAGACCTTTATTGGTTGCTGGAGATATTTACAGACCAGCAGCTATTAAGCAATTACAAGTTGTAGGAAGCCAATTAGATGTTCCTGTATTTTCTATGGGAGATAAAGTGAGTCCTGTTAATATTGCAAAAGCAGGGGTAGAACATGCAAAGCAGCATGGAAATGATGTAGTCATTATTGATACGGCAGGTAGACTTCACATAGATGAAAACTTGATGGATGAACTAGAAGATATTAAAAAAGAAGTAAAACCTCAAGAAATACTATTAGTCGTAGATGCGATGACAGGTCAAGATGCTGTCAATGTTGCAGAAAGTTTTAATGAAAAGTTAGGCATTGATGGTGTTATACTAACAAAGTTAGATGGAGATACAAGAGGTGGAGCTGCTTTATCTGTACGTGCTGTAACCCAAAAGCCTATAAAATTTGTTGGTATGGGTGAAAAGCTAACAGACCTAGAGCCTTTTTATCCAGATAGAATGGCTTCTAGAATATTAGGGATGGGTGATGTTTTAAGTTTAATAGAAAAGGCCCAAGCTAATTTTGATGCTAAAAAAGCAAAGGAATTAGAGAAAAAAATAAGAAGCCAGGAGTTTTCTTTTGAAGACTTTTTAGAGCAATTACAGCAAATGAAAAGTATGGGGTCTATGAGTCAACTTCTTGAAATGATTCCAGGCATGAACAGTAAGCAATTAAGAAATATGGAAATAGATGATAAAGAGCTGATTCATATAGAAGCAATGATTCAGTCCATGACAAAGGAGGAAAGAAGAAATCCTTCTATGATCAATGGTAGTAGAAGAAAAAGAATTGCTAAGGGCAGTGGTATGCCTGTTAGTAAAGTGAACAGTCTTTTAAAGCAATTTGCTCAAACAAAGAAGATGATGAAGCAATTTGCAGATATGGGAAAAAGTATGAAAAAGGGTGGAAAAATAAGATTTCCATTCTTTGGAAGATAA
- the rpsP gene encoding 30S ribosomal protein S16 produces MAVKIRLKRMGAKKKPFYRLVVADSRSPRDGRFIEELGYYNPVVEPVEVKIDDEKAIKWLKNGAQPTDTVRDLFKKYGVIEKFEQSKKA; encoded by the coding sequence ATGGCAGTAAAAATTAGATTAAAAAGAATGGGAGCTAAAAAGAAGCCTTTCTATAGACTTGTAGTTGCAGATTCTCGTTCACCTAGAGATGGTAGATTTATTGAAGAATTAGGATACTACAATCCAGTTGTTGAGCCTGTTGAGGTGAAAATTGATGATGAAAAAGCTATAAAATGGCTTAAAAATGGTGCTCAGCCAACTGATACTGTAAGAGATTTATTTAAAAAATATGGTGTTATAGAAAAGTTTGAGCAGTCAAAGAAAGCTTAG
- a CDS encoding KH domain-containing protein: protein MGELVKTIAKALVDNPDEVFVTEIEGRQSLIVELKVAPEDMGKVIGKQGRIAKAIRTVAKAAATKENKRVVVEIIQ, encoded by the coding sequence ATGGGTGAATTAGTAAAAACAATAGCTAAAGCTTTAGTGGATAACCCAGATGAAGTTTTTGTTACTGAAATAGAAGGAAGACAATCACTAATTGTAGAATTAAAGGTTGCCCCAGAAGATATGGGTAAAGTTATTGGAAAACAAGGTAGAATAGCAAAAGCTATAAGAACTGTTGCAAAGGCTGCTGCAACAAAAGAAAATAAAAGAGTAGTTGTAGAGATTATTCAATAG
- the rimM gene encoding ribosome maturation factor RimM (Essential for efficient processing of 16S rRNA) has protein sequence MPTLLKVGQIVNVQGIRGELRVYPLTDYKERFEELEWVYMENNREDKFYIEKVRYKNNLVILKLKGIDDRNEAERLKNKFLTIDRENARVLPEDTYYIVDLIGLKVFTDKEKFIGNVKNVIQNAGQDLYEIADAENPKKTILIPAVGAFIKEVSIEKGHIIVTPIEGLIE, from the coding sequence ATGCCAACATTGCTAAAAGTAGGACAAATTGTAAATGTACAGGGAATTCGCGGAGAACTAAGGGTTTATCCTCTAACAGATTATAAAGAAAGATTTGAGGAATTAGAATGGGTTTATATGGAAAATAATAGAGAAGATAAATTCTATATAGAAAAAGTTAGATACAAAAACAATTTAGTTATATTAAAATTAAAGGGAATAGATGATAGAAATGAAGCTGAAAGGCTTAAAAATAAGTTTCTTACTATAGATAGAGAAAATGCAAGAGTTCTTCCAGAAGATACTTACTATATTGTTGATTTAATTGGTCTAAAAGTTTTTACAGATAAAGAGAAATTCATTGGAAATGTTAAAAATGTTATTCAAAATGCAGGACAGGATTTATATGAAATTGCAGATGCTGAAAATCCTAAAAAAACTATATTGATTCCAGCAGTAGGTGCTTTTATAAAGGAAGTTAGCATAGAAAAAGGGCATATTATTGTAACGCCCATTGAAGGACTGATAGAATGA
- the trmD gene encoding tRNA (guanosine(37)-N1)-methyltransferase TrmD gives MKIDILTLFPNMFKIPLGESIIGRAREKGILNINVINIRDYSENKHKKVDDYPYGGGAGMVMQPQPIDTALEAIDAKNHKIIYMSPKGKTFNQEMAKELAKEERLIFICGHYEGIDQRVIDHWVTDEISIGDYVLTGGELPTMVVIDAVSRLIPGVLGQEESFMDESFYNGLLEYPQYTRPSEYKNMKVPDILLSGNHKKIEEWRKLQALKITKKNRPDMFEKYINGKNLNKEEKKLIQKLLEDKRLTF, from the coding sequence ATGAAAATAGATATTTTAACCCTTTTTCCAAATATGTTTAAGATTCCTTTGGGGGAAAGTATTATTGGAAGAGCTAGAGAAAAGGGAATTCTTAATATAAATGTGATAAATATTCGAGATTATAGTGAGAATAAGCATAAAAAAGTTGATGATTATCCATATGGTGGGGGTGCAGGTATGGTTATGCAGCCTCAGCCTATAGATACTGCATTAGAAGCAATCGATGCAAAGAACCATAAAATTATTTATATGTCTCCTAAAGGAAAAACATTTAATCAAGAAATGGCTAAGGAGCTTGCAAAAGAAGAAAGATTAATTTTTATATGTGGACACTATGAAGGGATTGATCAAAGAGTGATTGATCACTGGGTTACAGATGAAATTTCTATTGGAGATTATGTACTTACAGGTGGAGAACTGCCTACTATGGTGGTAATCGATGCAGTTTCAAGACTTATTCCTGGTGTATTAGGACAGGAAGAATCTTTTATGGATGAATCATTTTATAATGGATTGTTAGAGTATCCACAGTATACCCGTCCGAGTGAATATAAAAATATGAAAGTTCCAGATATTTTGTTATCAGGGAATCATAAAAAAATCGAAGAATGGAGAAAGCTACAAGCTCTAAAGATTACAAAGAAAAATAGACCTGATATGTTTGAAAAATATATAAATGGTAAAAATTTAAATAAAGAAGAAAAAAAGTTGATACAAAAATTATTAGAAGATAAAAGGTTGACTTTTTAA
- the rplU gene encoding 50S ribosomal protein L21 → MYAIIETGGKQYKVQEGDTLFVEKLEANEGETVEFDKVLAVSKDGSLSVGTPVVDGAKVSATVVENGKAPKVIVFKYKAKKDYRRKQGHRQPYTKIKIEKING, encoded by the coding sequence ATGTACGCAATTATTGAAACAGGTGGAAAGCAATATAAAGTTCAAGAAGGAGATACTTTATTCGTTGAAAAATTAGAAGCGAATGAAGGAGAAACTGTTGAATTTGATAAGGTGTTAGCTGTATCAAAAGATGGTAGCCTTTCTGTAGGAACACCAGTTGTAGATGGTGCAAAAGTTTCTGCAACTGTAGTAGAAAACGGTAAAGCTCCAAAAGTGATTGTATTTAAATACAAAGCTAAAAAAGACTATAGAAGGAAGCAAGGACATCGTCAACCTTATACAAAGATCAAAATTGAAAAAATCAATGGATAA
- a CDS encoding ribosomal-processing cysteine protease Prp → MIKIYIYRDENKNITSYSVKGHANAAKYGEDIVCASISILAQTTILALHELLSIDVIYEMKDGWLYCKLPEGLSNDIREKANLIMNTMIIGIKGTQEMYSEFIEFHDEEV, encoded by the coding sequence ATGATAAAAATTTATATTTATCGAGATGAAAATAAAAATATAACATCTTATTCAGTAAAAGGACATGCAAATGCAGCTAAATATGGTGAAGATATTGTTTGTGCAAGTATTAGTATACTAGCACAAACGACGATTCTTGCATTACATGAATTACTTTCTATAGATGTTATATATGAAATGAAAGACGGATGGTTATACTGCAAATTACCAGAAGGTCTTTCAAATGATATTAGAGAAAAAGCTAATTTAATTATGAATACAATGATCATAGGGATCAAGGGAACTCAAGAAATGTATAGTGAGTTTATAGAGTTTCATGATGAGGAGGTGTAA
- the rpmA gene encoding 50S ribosomal protein L27 → MLFNINLQLFASKKGVGSSKNGRDSEAKRLGVKRADGQFVSCGSILVRQRGTKIHPGNNVGKGGDDTLFAKVDGVVKFERKGKNKKQVSVYPREAVAAK, encoded by the coding sequence ATGTTATTCAATATAAACCTTCAATTATTCGCTAGTAAAAAAGGAGTAGGTAGCTCCAAGAACGGTAGAGATAGTGAAGCGAAAAGATTAGGAGTAAAGCGTGCAGATGGACAATTCGTTAGCTGTGGAAGCATTCTTGTACGTCAAAGAGGAACAAAAATCCATCCTGGTAATAACGTAGGAAAAGGTGGAGATGATACACTTTTTGCTAAGGTAGATGGAGTTGTAAAGTTCGAAAGAAAAGGAAAAAACAAAAAGCAAGTTAGTGTATATCCAAGAGAAGCAGTTGCAGCAAAATAG